The sequence AATCTTTCGAATGAACGGTTCGAGGGCGCGGCAGGCCTGGAAAGCATAGCCGCCCCCTCTGAATCGCTCCTGCACTTGATAACCGATGTGCCCCGCGTAGAGCCGGATGTGGTCCGTTTCGCCGACGCGGAAATTGATGTGTCCCACATCGGTTGAACTCACGGTGATACGGAAATGGTAGAATGGAACAAACCCGCGCTGGAGTTCGGCTTCGCTCAGGCACTCAAAGCGAAGGGACACCGCTGCGAACGCCAGTCGCGCCGGCGGGGTGGGGAGCGGGGCTGCCTGAGCCATGTCCATTTATCGGATTACTGCAGCCATTTTGCAAATGGCTGGGCGGCCCTCATGAAGCGCGCCGAGGACACCGCAAGCAAATCCTATAGAATATTTGCCGCCAGTTCGGCCAGTTCTGAGCGCTCGCCTTTGGCCAATTCGATGTGAGCGGCTATCGGCTCGGCCCGAAACCGGCTCACGACGTAATTGAAGCCGTTGGACGAAGAGTCCACATAAGGGTTGTCGATTTGGTAGGGGTCGCCTGTAAATACGACTTTTGTGCCGCTGCCGACCCGGGTAATGATGGTCTTGGCTTCGAGCGGGGTCAGGTTCTGGGCCTCGTCGATAATCATGAACTGGTTGGCGATGCTGCGTCCCCGGATGTAGCTCAGGGCCTCGACCACGATGCTGCCCGAGCGCATGAGGTCACCGCTCCGGCGATGCTCCTGACCCATGTTCAGATCGTTGAGCATCTCGAGGGCGTCGTGAATGGGCTGCATCCAGGGCGCCAGCTTCTCTTCGAGAGACCCTGGCAGAAAACCCAATTCTTTTCCCATCGAGATGGTGGGGCGGGCGACCACGAGCCGGCGGAACTCGCGGTCCAGCACCGTGCGTTTAAGCCCGGCGGCCATTGCCAGCAAGGTCTTTCCAGTGCCGGCCTTGCCCATGAGGGTGACCAGCTTGACCCGATCGTCCAGGAGTGCGTCAAAGGCGAAGTGCTGCTCGCGATTACGGGGTTTAATACCCCAAACCCCTTCCCGGCAATCCACAATGGGCACCAGTTTCGTCCCACGGAGGTCCACCTTGGCCAGTGCGGTGCGTTTGGGATTGGTCTGGTCGGTCAGCGTGCAGTATTCATTGGGGAAATAAGTGTTGCCCCCATTCAATTCCAGTTCGCCGTTGGTCCTGAAGGCGGCCATCCTCTCGACCGGCACAGTGACCTCGATCATCCCGGTGTACAAATCCTTAATCAGCACCCGATCATTTTCGTAGTCCTCCGCCATCAGTCCCAGCGCGTCGGCCTTAATGCGCAAGTTAATATCCTTGCTGACCAGGACCGTTTGGTCCTTGGGCTGGGACTTCTTGACGCCGAACGCCAGGGCCAGAATCCGGTTATCGACCGAGTCGGTGCTGAAGACGGCGTGTCCGTTTTGGCCGCCTTTGAATTTCTCGAAGAGAATTCGAAGCTGGCCGCCGTTGGGCAGAGGCACACCCTCGCTTAGCTGGCCGGCGCCGCGGAAGCCGTCCAGCATGCGGGACACCGCCCGGGCGTTCTGGCCCAACTCAGTGGATTCCCGCTTGAACCGGTCGATTTCTTCGATGACCTCAATCGGCAGCAAGACGTTGTTATCGTCAAACTTGAGCAGCGAATTGGGGTCGTGCAATAAGACATTGGTATCAAGGATGTAGTTCTTTTTCACGAGCAAACGTCTTTAATTGGAGCCGGCTCATGCGCTGATGCCAGTCGTTGAGCCGATTGTGTTTGGCCGGCAACTTATAGCGGCCGGAATAGAGAAAATTGCCCAGCATGCCGAAGAGGTCAAAATCGACGAAGAGTGGCCGCGAGGCATCCAGCAGGAATGGTTTGTGCAGGAGCATTTCCTCGAACGGGATGAGCCTTTGTTCGAGCTGCGCCAGCAAGTCCTGCTGTTGAGTTCGCCATTGATCAATGCAGCCATGCCCGAACTTGCGTTCTTTGTGGCGCAAAAACAGGAGCCGATCCGAGGCCGGAACCATCTCCTGCCAATAAATGTCATTCAGCCGGAAACAGACCCCTTCGATGTCGTTTTCGATGTAGCGCCAGAGTACCGACTGAATCCCTTCCCAGTCCCAGGGAAACAGGCCCAGCTTGAGCTTGCTATCGAGGTATTTGGCAATGACCTGCGATTCCTCATTGACTTCAAAAACCACCGATTTGCCATCGCGGATGATCGGCACCCCGTAATAACGGCCCCGGGTCAGACGCCACACCAGGGACCGATCGCCATTGGGGATATTGGTGATTTTAAACTTGGACCCGGAGAATTCCAGGATACGGCGCTGGACGATGCAAAAGGGGCTCCAGGGAAACTGAATGAGTTCAATCATGTCGTGCTGTATAGACGCGCCACTAAATTAATCTAGGACGCGGGCAAAGGACTGACAAGGGTAAATCCTGCCCGCAATTCCACTTGCCAGACGGTCCTGCTCCGATTAGGAACCGGCGGTGATTGCGACCGGGATTCTGGGCGGTTTGGCATGTCTGAGCCTGCTGCTGCTGTTATGGCAGTGGCTGGCTGGGCGGCGCTTTACGCTGCATCAACGCGCCCCATCTAGCTCGTTCGCCCCAGGGGTGAGCTTGCTCAAGCCGCTCAAAGGCTGCGAGGCAGCCACAGAAGAGTGCCTTCGCAGTTGGCTGGTCCAGGAGTATGGCGGACCAGTCCAGTTCCTGTTCGCGGTGGCGTCGGCTGACGACCCGGTTTGCCGGCTTGTGCAAAAGCTGCTTAAGGAATTTCCCGGCAAAGATGCGCGTCTGGTCATTTGCGGCCCCTTGGAGGGTGTGAACCTGAAAATCTCCAGGCTAATGCAGATCGAAGGCTTAAGCCAACATGAACTGCTGGTCGTCAGCGATGCCGATGTGATGGTTTCGCCGGATTTTCTCAAGAACGCCGTTTTGCCGCTGCAATCGCCGGATGTGGGGCTGGTCAATTGCTTTTACCGATTGGCCAACCCGGCGACGCTGGCGATGCAATGGGAAGCGGTGGCCATCAACGCGGATTTCTGGAGCCAGGTCCTGCAGTCGCGCGCGCTCAAGCGGCTGGATTTCGCGCTGGGGGCTGTGATGATAATCCGGCGGCGGCAATTGGCAGAAACGGGCGGCTTTGGGGCTCTGGCCGATTGCCTGGCGGATGACTATCAATTGGGCAACCGTCTGGCCCGACGAGGCTTGATCATCGCGCTGTCACCCCTCGTCGTGGAATGCTGGTCTGACACGATGGGCTGGCCGGAGGTTTGGAAGCACCAACTCCGCTGGGCTCGCACAATTCGGGTTTGCCAGCCGGCACCGTACTTTTTCAGCATCCTGAGCAACAGCACGTTGTGGCCTTTGTTGTGGCTGGTGATCAAGCCAGGGCAAGGAGTGCTTGCTTTTGCCTTGTTATGTTGGATTGTGCGGCTGACTACCGCGCTCAATCTGCAGCGAAGGCTCACCCAGCATCGGGCACCCTGGTGCTGGCTCTGGCTTGTGGCCTTGAAAGACCTGCTCCAAGCCGCTCTCTGGGGATTGGCGTTCATGGGCAACCGTGTCGAGTGGCGCGGGGAAAAGATGCGCTTGCGGCGGGATGGAACGCTAAAACCGCTGTGATTATTGAGGCTCGCCCTCGTTCTCGCCATATCGTAGCAGGCGACGCCAGGAGGCTCAGATTTCAAGCGGTTTTAGTGTAGATCAGAGCCTCCTTTACGTCGGCTTCTACATTTTCAAAACACCCTCTTAGACCTTTTCCGCGAAAATAAACAGGTACCAACCTATCCTCGCTGCCACAACCTGCTCGATCCCAAGCGGAATCCACGAGCAGTACTTTTTCAAGGGGAAATGGGCCACTTTCATTTCAACCGACCGGAATTTCGAGAACAATTGGCGCGCGTCGCCTTTCGAGAAGGCATAGGCGACAGGGCATTCCGGGCCGTCGGTGCAGTGGTGGACAAAATTGCGCGCCCGCAGGTAAGCCCCGCCTTCGCGGAGGAAATTGCGATAGTGGATATCCCAGATTCTGCTGTCCTGGTTGCCGCGCAGTCCTTCGAGCTCGGCGGAGCGGGCGCGGGCGCGGTCCCGTTTCCAGGAGCCGAGCCGTGAAAAAATCTGAAGCAGCACCCGCAGGCGCATATAGGTCATGATGCGGACATGGTAATTAAAACTGCCCTTGTGATAGAGCATGATAATAGCGCGCCCGCCCGGCTTGAGAACACGATAGACCTGATTGATCGCCGCCTGGGTGTTGGGCGTGTGGTGCAGAACCCCGTGGGAATAAACGATGTCATACGTTCCGTCCGGAAAGCTGAGCTGCTCGGCATTTTCCTTTTGAAAAGTTCCATCGAGTCCGAGGACTTCAAAATGCTTCCGGGTCGCTTCCAGCGCCGCTTCCGTTAAATCGACCCCGGTGTAAATCCCGCCGTTCAAGGCGAACATGACGCCGTCGGCGCCATTGCCAATCCCAATCTCCAGGACCTTTTTGCCCTTCGCTTGGGCAAAGGGGACCAGCAGCGGAATATGCCACTGGGTGCGGTAACGTTGTTCGCGGAATTTGGCGTAAAAATCAGCATCGCCAGAGGCGCCTTTAACGACCTGGGTATCGCAGGCCTCGGTGTTCCAGAAGCCATGAACTTTTTGCAAGGCGGATTCAGCCATGTTGAGCCGAATGGATTAGCACAGCGTGGAAGAATAAGAGCCACCCTGGCCGCAGGCAAGCCTAGCCTTCGACTGGTTCGACTGGATGCAGCCCCGCCAATGACAATGTCAGTTCCAAACCTTTGTAGGAGACGCAGCAACGTTGGAACAATGTGCGGAATGAGGGGGGCGCTAAACGCGCCACTCCTTACCCCTATCAGGAAAGCGGCGTTTGACCCGGGCGGCCTCTTTGCCTAGACTCCGGCCTCTTTATGAAAATCCTGGTGTGTGACCCAGTATCGCCGAAGGGAATCGCCTTGCTGCAACAGCGGCCAGAATTCGAAGTGGTCGTGCTGCCCAAGCGCCTCCCGGAAGCTCATTTGTTGCCCCTCGTCAAGGATGTGGCCGCCATGGTGGTGCGGTCTGAAACCAAGGTGACCTGCAAAATCATCGAGGCAGCCCCACAGTTGCGCGTGGTTGGCCGGGCCGGGGTCGGAGTGGATAACGTGGACGTGGACGCGGCAACCCAGCATGGGGTTGTGGTGATGAATACCCCAGGCGGCAACACCATCTCGACTGCCGAACTGACCTTTGCCATGATCCTCAGCCTGGCACGCAAAGTCCCCCAAGCCTCGGCTTCGATGGCGGCCGGCAAGTGGGACCGCAAACAATTTCAAGGAGCCGAAGTTTCGGGCAAGACCCTCGGGGTCCTTGGTCTGGGGCGTATCGGCAGCGAAGTCGCCCGAAGGGCGGTCGCGTTTGGAATGAAGGTCCTGGCTTACGACCCTTTCCTGACGGAAGCTCGCGCGCGAGCTTTGGGCATCCAACTGGTCGCGGACCTGGACAACGTTTATCGCGACGCGGATTTCATTACCGTACACATGCCGGTCACCGACCAGACGCGCGGGATGCTCAATGCCTCCTCATTTGCCAGGATGAAACCCAAGGTCTGCCTCATCAACTGCGCGCGCGGGGAGATTCTCGTCGAAAACGATCTGCTTGCCGCATTGGAGTCCGGCAAAGTGGCCGCCGCCGCCCTGGATGTGTACGCCACCGAACCTCTGCCGGCCGAGCATCCCTTCCGCAAGCATCCATTTGTTGTTTTGACACCCCACCTCGGGGCCAGCACGCACGAGGCGCAGGAAAAATGTGGCATTGAAGTCGCCGAGGTCCTCACCGCTTATTTGCTCACCGGCGAGGTGCGTAACGCGGTCAACCTGCCGTATCTCGACGCTAAAACGTACGAGCAGGTCAGGCCCTATCTTATTTTAGGAGAAAAGCTGGGCAAATTGCTGGCGCAACTGACGCCGGCGCCGGTGGACCGGCTTCACATTACCTATGGTGGCAAGGCGCAGGAGTTGCCCAATATCGACCCTATCACACGCGCTGTCCTGCTGGGCTTTCTCTCTGGCGCCTCGGTCAAGGACCTCAACAACGTAAATGTTCGCAGTATCGCTTCCACCCTCGGGCTGACGGTCGAGGAGAAGCGCTCAAATGAACCCGTGACCTTTAACGAGTGGCTCCATGTCCAGGCCTTTCGCGGCGAGGAAAAGGTCAATTCTGTCGGCGGCACGTTTTTTGGCTCGCCGGACAATCCGCGCGTCGTGCGCGTTTTTAGTCAGCCGACCGAAATCGTCCCCTTCGGGGTGGTATTGCTGCTGGAGAACAAGGACAGACCCGGTATTGTTGGCTATCTGGGGACGCTCCTGGGACGGCATAACGTCAATATTGCCAGTATGAGCCTCACACGCGACACCGTGGGGGGGCATGCCCTGACGGTTTTGAACCTGGACAGTGTTCCACCAAACGGGGTCCTGGACGAGCTCCAAAAAGACCCCGATATCCGAAATGTTAATGTAGTCAAATTGTAGGTTCATGATAGAATAGACCCCTATGTTTAATGACAGACTGACCAAATGTGTTGCACTGGCCGTGGTAGCCGCCGGCCTCACAGGCTCCGCAACAGCCGCAGAACCCGCCGGCGCGAATCCTTCAGCCTCAGCCCCCGCCAGGAAAACCGACTCACTTTTTCCGGATACCGTGGTGGCCAAGGGCAAAGGCGTCCAGGTCATGCGCAGCGAAGTCGATGAGGTCATGGACGGGCTAAAGGCCAATGCCGCCGCGCAAGGGCAGGTGGTTGGGCCCGAACAGGAGTCCCTCATCGCGCCGCAGATTCTGGACCGGCTTATTCAAATCCAGGTGTTGCTCGCCAAATCCACTGCTGCCGATAAGACGGCAGGCCAAGAGGCCACAGCCAAACGCCTCGACGCCATCAAGACCCGCGCTGGAAGCGAAGAGGTCCTGGACCGGCAGTTGAAAGCCGTCGGCACCACTCCGGAGGCATTCCGCCGCAAATTGATGGACGAATCCACCGCCGAGGCGGTCTTGGAACGCGAGTTGAACATCAATGCCACAGACGATGCAATCAAGAAATTCTATGATGACAATCCCTCGAAATTTGAGCAGCCAGAGATGGTCCGGGCCAGCCATATTCTGCTGAGCACGCGGGATATGACCACCGGCAAGGACCTCACCGAGGAACAAAAAGCAGCCAAACACAAGCTGGCCGAGGACCTCCTCAAGCGGGCTCGCGCCGGTGAAGATTTTGCCAAACTGGCCAAGGAATATTCCGAAGACCCCGGCTCAAAAGACAAGGGCGGCGAATACACCTTTGCGCGCGCCAGCGCCGACCCCCAGCACGCCATGGTGCCGGAGTTCGAAACCGCCGCCTTCTCCCTCAAAACAAATGAGGTCAGCGACATTGTCACCACGCAGTTCGGCTACCATATTATCAAGCTGAACGAGAAAATCCCCGCCAAAAAACTCGCATTTGCCAAAGTCGCCCCAGACATTAAGGAGTACCTCAAAGGCCAGGAGATGCAGAAACGGCAGGATGAACTCAAAGGCTATATCGCGAAGATCAAAAAGGAAGCCGATGTCCAGATTCTCGATGACAAGCTAAAGATGAAGCCCGCTCCTGACGCGGGGGCAGGCGAAAATACTTCTGCCAAACCCGCGCCCACCCCCAACGTAAAGCTCAGGTAAATGAAGGAGACAGCGTAAGGGGTCTTTGTTCACTGGCTCTGGCGCCCGCGGACCTTCGAGAGAATCAATTCCGTCAACTCCAAGGCCGCAGGCACCCGCAGCCACAAGGCTGAAATCCAATACACCAGCCCCGCTGCCGTCCCAGGGACGAATACCGCGCCGAATTTGACGCTCAAAGTGCGATGGCCGAGCTTTAGCTCCCAAAGGCGATAAACCAGGGCTGCCACAATCCCGGCAAGCAGCGCGCCCGACATGAGGCCCACCAGGCTCTGGCGCAAAGAACTCATGCCCAGGAACCCAAGCTTCCGTCTCAGCGCGTAAATGAGCAAGACGACATTGAACGAGGCGCTCACGGTATTTGCAATGGCCAGTCCCACCTCTCCCCCAATTGAGGTTCTCTGAAAGTACTTTACCAGCCAGAAAGCCATGACCAGGTTCACAGCCAGGCAGAAGACGCTAATCTTCATAGGCGTTTTGATGTCGTTCAGGGCATAAAAAGCACGTGCGACAATATTATTCATCGAGAACATCAGCAGCCCCGGGGCCAGACACGCCAACGCCAAGGCGACGCGGTGCGTGGCATTTTCGCTGAACATCCCTCGCTGGAAGAGCAGCCGTACAATCGGTTCGGCCAGTGCCAGGGCTATGGCCGTGGCGATTAAGTTCGCAAGGGCCAATGCGCCAAGGCCCTGGCGCAAGGTTTGCCTGAATTCGGGGTACTTCTTTTCGGCAGCCAATCCGGCGAGGGTGGGGAGCAAGTAGGTGGCAAGCGAGATGCCGAACATGCCCTGGGGAAGCTCCATCAGGCGCACCGAATAGTTAAAGGTGGACACGATGCTCGGATCGAAGACAAAGGCGAAGCATTGGGTTATGAGCACGTTGATTTGGAAGGCAGCGACCCCAATCGAGCCGGGCAGCATCTTGCGCACAACCTGGTGCACCGTTGGGTCCGCCCACGGCGAGACCCAGCGATAGCGATAGCCCTCCCGCGATAGGCTCGGCAACTGGAACACGGACTGGGCAAAACCGGCAGCCAGCACGCCAATCGCCAGGCCGAAAATCTGCTGGTCCAGGCGGACTCCCATTCTCGGCGCGAGCCACAAGACGCTGGCGATCATAACAATGTTGAGCACTACAGCACCCAGCGCCGGCACGAAAAAATGGCCCCGGGCATTGGCCATCCCGATCAGGACTGCCGCCAGGCACACCAGCAGCATGTAAGGAAACATCAATCGAAGCAACCGCAGCATCAAACGCGTCTCCGCATTGCGCACACCGACCAGTAACGCGATCGAAATTCCAATGGCAACGAGGAGGGTGATCGCCGCCGCGACCGCTACCAGCCCGGAGATGACCGCGTTGGCCGTGCGCCACATCTCGCGTTCGCCCTCCTGCACTTCCTTTTGTTTAAAAATAGGGATGAAAGCCGCCGTCAGCGCCCCTTCGCCCAGCAGGCGCCGGAAAAGGTTGGGCACCTGAAAGGCCATCACAAACGCGCTGGCTACCCACGTGTTTCCCATGAACGCGGCATAAACCACCTCCCGGGCCAGGCCCAGGACACGGCTGCTCAGCGTCGCCAGCGCCATAGCGCCTGAGGATTTCAACATTTGCGACATCGGCGGCGAAGTCTAAGGATTCAATGCCACAGGCTAAAGAGAAAGATGATCGTGGAGCGCTTTAGAGTCAGTTTTGTTGAATCCCTTCGCGCGAAGATGTGGGTAAAGAGAAACGCTTTGCCGGCGCACTCCATGGGAGCCGGCCCACCGCACAGCGCCCGGGCCGGACGCATTCCCACTCTCCTACGCTCAACGTCTGCCCCACTGCTTATCGGCAAAGTCCATAAAGACCCGCCAATCATCAGCGGTCATGGAGTGTTTACCCTCGCGAATATAATAGCCCAGGGGACTATCCACGAGCTGGCGTAAAAGCGGCATTTGTTTGGCCGCCAACCCTTTTGACCCCAGGAACCGATAGACCGGGTCGGCCGCCTGCAACACCTCAAATTGCCCGGCTGGGTTGGCCCACTGATCGCCCTGGGCCGCAGAGAAAAGGACCGGGCGCGGCGCGCACATGGCCAGGAGACAATTCTGGTCGAAGGGCAATCGGTCCGGGGCGTCATTGAATTGCTTGAAGTTGGCGTCAAACCAGTGGGGGAAATGGTCGTTAATGGCCTTTACCGATTCGCCGGTCTTGCCCCGGCTGGGGGCCGAGCCGCCGCAGCCGGCCTGGTGCGGAAAGGCCATCGCGATGCGCTCGTCAAAAGCCGCCGCAACCAGTGCCGCTTTGCCATTGCGCGAATGGCCCAACGCCGCTATCCGCTTGGAGTCCACATCAGGGTCCTTAACCAGGTAATCCACGCACCGATGGAATCCCCATGCCCAGGCGGCTATGGTGCCGCGGTTGGTTGGATTGTTTCTGGCCGGGTCGCCCTTGGCCAACCACGCGTAAATGCCCTCACTCACATCGCTCCGGTCCGGGTCGATGTCGCCGCTATAAAAAGCGGCCAGGCCATAGCCGCGTCGGACGATTTCGGCCAGGGGCCAGTCGGTAGCCTGCGCGCCGCGCGATGCCTCGGTGGGCTGATTATTGGTGCAGCCTTTGCAGAAATCAGGCACCCAACTGCGGGGCAACGGCACACGCGGGTCGGCAGTCAGCGCTTGATTGCCGCAAAAATCCATCGCCAGGAACACCGGCGCCGGCCCGGGGTGGTGGTTGGGTAGAACCAACATCAGGCCGATGCGCGGCGCGTCTCCTGAGCCGGTTTCCAGCTCGAGCAGCTTCAGAGTCGCGCGCCCTTCAAGAAAATCGCTGTATTGACCCAGGACCCTGGCGTGAACATGCGCCGGCTTGGGCGGGAGCGCGCCATACATGTAATGCTGAAACAGAGCCGCTAATTCTGGCCGGCGCTTTTCTATCCAGTCGGTTCTCGAGGAGACGCGTTTTCCGGAAAACATCGTCAGCGGGTCGGGCATCGTCGCCTGTGAAGGCAGAGCCGAAGGCTCGGGGAAATGGTCGCCAACGGGTCCGCTGGCATATGCCTGCGCCAGAGCAGCAATGCACAATAGAATCACTAAAACCGAAGAACGCGGGGTAAATTGAAAAGCACTGTTCATAAAGCTGCGGCCATCTTCGAGCCGCAAAAATAGGTGGAAAAATCAGGTGATTTCTGCTGCATATTTCCCGTATGTCGCGGCTTAATCTCACTAAAGCGAAAATCAGGAAAAACTGCAACGGGTTTATTTTCAGCCAAAAGCCTAGCGGAAAGCTGGAGCAGGAGAGGGAGCCACTCATTGTTCGGGGCTAATGACTTTGAAAATAAAGTCGCCTTTACAACCGGGCCAGTCGAACTCGACCGGATGATCAAGTCGCCGGAAAATCACATCGTAGTGGTCGATGTGCGGCAGGCCGAAGATTACGCCAAGGGACACATCCCGGGCGCCATTAACCTGCCCAAAGGGACATGGCACAAGCCGGAAGGGTTGAGCAAGGAGAAGACCAATGTTGTTTACTGCTGCTCGATTGTGTGCCACTTGGCTGCAAACGCCTGCGTCGCCTTCGCATCGAGGGGTTACCCGGTCATGGAACTCGACGCCGGCTTCAATAGTTGGAAGGAGCACGAGCTGGACATCGAGCAGGAACCGGCAAACCGGTTTAAAGGCGCTGCCAAACGGTAAGCGACCTGACGGATGTGTCGAACCTCTTCAGATAGGTTAAATGACCATGAGCTGAATGCTATCCACAAATGCCCAGTGGCGCCCCTTGAATCCTGCCAGCCTGCGCCCGGGCGGCACCGTCAACACCCGTCGCAGGCGTCCCCCCTCCCCGCCATATGGCCCATACGTGCCTTTATTGGTATGAAACGTTAGCCGATCGATATACGTCCAATACTCGACCGACACCTCCACCACAAACTCGTCCGCCGCCAACTGAAACGTGTCCTGCCGCACGTCTCGCAGCCGTTCCGCTCTGCCAATCCTCGGCAGCTCCCCTTCATCGGTTTCGAGCCGGATGCTATCGACATATTCCCGATGCCATACCGTTACTCGCCGGATGCGGTCAGACGCTTGGGCGCAGGAGAGGTAGGGAACGCCACCTTTGCCGCCGCATTCCTCACCAAAAGCCTTCGGCTCCTCCCGCTTGGCGGCTCCGAGGCCGGCTGCTTTCGCGCTCTCCCCTCCATCTGGTTTTCCCGGTATCTCGCTCACAGCATCAGCATTCATCCCCGCCCCATCCCACAGCTCCGGCCCGTTTTACCCCAATCGCTTTCCTCCGCGGGTCGCTCCAACCCCGCAAAAGCACTCTTTAAAATCCCCCGCAAGGGCATCGGGCGCAATTCAAAAGGAGAAATCCGATTGTAAAAATTACTTCAAGAAAGCACAAAACGCCACTTGCCCCAAAACAAGGTTTTTCCTTGGAAATTCCACTCCTAAACTCCACGGGGGACCGAGTTCCACGAGAACCCTAATCGCGCAGGCGTCCAACCGGAATTTGCTTGCCCGCTCAGGAGGTTGGAAGGTTCCCTTCACCAATGCGCATTCTTTTCATCGGCGGGACTGGAAACATCTCGGCAGATTGCGCCGCGTTGTTGGCTGAGCGCGGCCATGAAATCGCCGTCATCAGCCGGGGCCGGGCGGCCGTCCCTTCAAGCTATCATCACCTGCAGGCCGACCGCAAAGACCCGGCTGCACTCCGCGCCGCTCTCAATGCAGCCCAGCCTGAAGCCATCATCAATTTTCTTGGGTTCGAACTCGAAGATGTCCAACTCGATTACGAACTCTTCCCGGCATCGGCTCGCCAATACCTGTTCATCAGCTCCGCCACCGTTTATGCCAAACCGCCCGCTGCCCTGCCCATCACGGAAGACGCGCCTCTGGGCAATCCATGGTGGGATTACGCCCAAAAAAAG comes from Verrucomicrobiia bacterium and encodes:
- a CDS encoding acetylxylan esterase, which codes for MNSAFQFTPRSSVLVILLCIAALAQAYASGPVGDHFPEPSALPSQATMPDPLTMFSGKRVSSRTDWIEKRRPELAALFQHYMYGALPPKPAHVHARVLGQYSDFLEGRATLKLLELETGSGDAPRIGLMLVLPNHHPGPAPVFLAMDFCGNQALTADPRVPLPRSWVPDFCKGCTNNQPTEASRGAQATDWPLAEIVRRGYGLAAFYSGDIDPDRSDVSEGIYAWLAKGDPARNNPTNRGTIAAWAWGFHRCVDYLVKDPDVDSKRIAALGHSRNGKAALVAAAFDERIAMAFPHQAGCGGSAPSRGKTGESVKAINDHFPHWFDANFKQFNDAPDRLPFDQNCLLAMCAPRPVLFSAAQGDQWANPAGQFEVLQAADPVYRFLGSKGLAAKQMPLLRQLVDSPLGYYIREGKHSMTADDWRVFMDFADKQWGRR
- a CDS encoding rhodanese-like domain-containing protein, with the protein product MFGANDFENKVAFTTGPVELDRMIKSPENHIVVVDVRQAEDYAKGHIPGAINLPKGTWHKPEGLSKEKTNVVYCCSIVCHLAANACVAFASRGYPVMELDAGFNSWKEHELDIEQEPANRFKGAAKR
- a CDS encoding jacalin-like lectin codes for the protein MNADAVSEIPGKPDGGESAKAAGLGAAKREEPKAFGEECGGKGGVPYLSCAQASDRIRRVTVWHREYVDSIRLETDEGELPRIGRAERLRDVRQDTFQLAADEFVVEVSVEYWTYIDRLTFHTNKGTYGPYGGEGGRLRRVLTVPPGRRLAGFKGRHWAFVDSIQLMVI